The Solanum lycopersicum chromosome 9, SLM_r2.1 genome window below encodes:
- the LOC101264059 gene encoding small ribosomal subunit protein eS8: MGISRDSMHKRRATGGKKKSWRKKRKYELGRQPANTKLSNNKTVRRIRVRGGNVKWRALRLDTGNYSWGSEAVTRKTRILDVVYNASNNELVRTQTLVKSAIIQVDAAPFKQWYLQHYGADIGRKKKGAAKKDTTEEGEAAAPEETKKSNHVQRKIENRQKDRTLDPHLEEQFGGGRLLACISSRPGQCGRCDGYILEGKELEFYMKKLQKKKGKSGAGAAA; encoded by the exons ATGG GTATCTCACGAGACTCTATGCACAAGAGGCGTGCTACTGGTGGCAAGAAGAAATCGTGGAGGAAGAAGCGAAA GTATGAACTTGGCCGCCAGCCTGCTAATACTAAGCTCTCAAATAACAAGACAGTCAGACGAATCCGTGTGCGTGGTGGTAATGTAAAGTGGAGGGCACTGAGATTGGATACAGGAAATTACTCATGGGGTAGTGAGGCAGTCACACGTAAAACTCGTATCCTTGATGTGGTTTACAATGCCTCAAACAATGAACTTGTTCGTACACAAACACTGGTCAAGAGTGCAATTATTCAAGTTGATGCTGCACCATTTAAACAATGGTACCTCCAGCATTATGGTGCTGACATTGGTAGGAAGAAGAAGGGGGCCGCTAAGAAGGATACTACTGAG GAAGGAGAAGCTGCTGCTCCCGAGGAAACTAAGAAGAGCAACCATGTTCAGAGGAAAATTGAGAATCGCCAAAAGGACCGTACACTTGATCCTCACCTTGAAGAGCAATTTGGTGGTGGTAGGCTTTTGGCCTGCATCTCTTCACGCCCTGGTCAATGTGGCAGATGTGATGG GTACATTTTGGAGGGAAAAGAGCTTGAGTTCTACATGAAGAAACTACAGAAGAAGAAAGGCAAAAGTGGAGCTGGTGCTGCTGCTTAA